The DNA sequence GTTGACCATGGCCGTGGACACCCACATCTTCCGCGTCAGCAACCGCACCGGCATTGCGCCGGGTAAAAATGTGGTCGAGGTGGAAAAGAAGCTGATGAAGTTCGTGCCAAAGGAATACCTGTTGGACTCCCACCACTGGCTGATTCTGCACGGTCGCTACGTCTGTCTGGCGCGCAAGCCGCGCTGTGGAAGCTGTCGGATCGAAGACCTGTGCGATTACAAGCACAAAACTTCTGACGATTGAGCGGCTATTGGTTTTATTGATTTATCGATTGAAAAAATCTTTTTTACCATCTGCTGGAATATCGATATAAGGAGCGCCAAAGGCCGTCTTAGCCTGGAGTTAACCTTATGACTGACAGCAAAGAACAACTGGATGTAGATGACGATTTCACCGCTGCCGAAACCGACGACACCGAACCGGTGGTTGAAGTCGCCAAGAC is a window from the Pseudomonas gozinkensis genome containing:
- a CDS encoding PA3496 family putative envelope integrity protein, which encodes MTDSKEQLDVDDDFTAAETDDTEPVVEVAKTNLSKRRTIDNLLEERRLQKQLADYDFDL